One part of the Pogoniulus pusillus isolate bPogPus1 chromosome 8, bPogPus1.pri, whole genome shotgun sequence genome encodes these proteins:
- the TMEM53 gene encoding transmembrane protein 53 isoform X2 — MIFFSETFGMRSLQTPARRLLELLFDYSVENRPVLFHVFSNGGAMLYRYVVEALHTHKPFKNLRVAGTIFDSAPGRRNLRGGLRALATVLVSKNVLLKYFLLFAFATTAVVLRILLYPLTRFFHESHYDALLKAPSWRPELYLYSQADAIIKASEVKQMADARQQLGVSVKAVDFSDSAHVGHMRAYPTYYSNLCVTFLSDCVRASPR, encoded by the coding sequence ATGATATTCTTCTCTGAGACCTTTGGCATGAGATCCCTCCAGACCCCAGCCAGGCgactcctggagctgctctttgaCTACAGTGTTGAAAACAGACCGGTTCTTTTCCATGTTTTTAGCAATGGTGGTGCCATGCTGTACCGTTATGTTGTTGAGGCGCTCCACACTCACAAGCCATTCAAGAACCTCAGAGTAGCAGGAACCATTTTTGATAGTGCACCTGGCAGAAGAAATTTGAGAGGAGGCCTTCGTGCCTTGGCAACTGTCTTGGTATCCAAGAACGTGCTGCTCAAGTATTTCCTCTTATTTGCTTTTGCTACTACAGCTGTTGTGCTGCGGATCCTGCTGTACCCACTGACCCGCTTCTTCCATGAGAGCCATTATGATGCTCTGCTGAAAGCACCCTCGTGGAGGCCTGAGCTTTATCTCTATTCCCAAGCTGATGCCATCATCAAGGCCAGTGAAGTGAAGCAGATGGCtgatgccaggcagcagcttggTGTCTCTGTGAAAGCTGTAGACTTCTCGGATTCAGCTCACGTCGGCCACATGCGGGCGTATCCCACCTATTACAGCAACCTCTGTGTGACTTTCCTGTCTGACTGTGTCAGGGCCTCACCTCGTTAG